Proteins from a single region of Lysinibacillus sp. JNUCC-52:
- a CDS encoding HAD family hydrolase — MKKAIIFDMDGTLFQTNLILEPALTATFDVLRTKGLWQVDTPIEQYREIMGVSLPVVWETLCPMHTLEVREASNALFHDKLIELIIDGKGALYPNAEQALAVLANDYHLYIASNGQKEYLQAIVDTYKLNRYIEGTYSIQSIPSGHKSDLVKSVIEQNAIQAGAVVGDRASDIQAALDNQLFSIGVRFDFAQDAELQKAHVVIDNLLDITKHLTTFSH; from the coding sequence ATGAAAAAAGCAATTATTTTCGATATGGATGGTACTTTATTTCAAACGAATCTTATATTAGAGCCTGCACTGACAGCAACTTTCGATGTGCTACGCACAAAGGGGTTATGGCAAGTGGACACACCGATTGAACAATATCGTGAAATTATGGGTGTTTCATTGCCTGTTGTATGGGAAACATTATGTCCGATGCATACATTAGAGGTGCGTGAAGCAAGTAATGCGCTATTTCATGACAAGCTTATTGAGCTGATAATAGATGGAAAAGGTGCATTATATCCAAATGCAGAGCAAGCACTTGCGGTGTTAGCGAACGACTATCATTTATACATAGCGAGCAATGGACAGAAGGAGTATTTGCAAGCAATTGTGGATACCTATAAGCTGAATCGTTATATAGAAGGGACATATAGTATTCAATCTATCCCAAGTGGTCATAAATCTGATTTGGTGAAAAGTGTAATAGAGCAAAATGCCATTCAAGCTGGCGCTGTTGTTGGAGATCGTGCGTCGGATATCCAAGCAGCATTGGATAATCAGCTGTTTTCAATAGGTGTTCGCTTTGATTTTGCTCAAGATGCTGAATTACAAAAGGCACATGTTGTAATAGATAACCTACTGGATATTACAAAGCATCTAACTACTTTTTCTCACTAA
- the metG gene encoding methionine--tRNA ligase codes for MTIVIGGAWPYANGSLHLGHIAALLPGDILARYYRQKGDNVLYVSGSDCNGTPISIRAAQENTTTSAIADRYHQEFTQCFHDLGFTYDLYTRTDAQHHHEAVQAIFLQLMANNYLYKKKIEQAYCETDKQFLPDRFVEGTCPNCGAKARGDQCDNCSKILDPLELIDKRCKICGNEPVIRETEHFYFTFSQFQGRLETYVAEAKADKRWRDNAIGLTERYLAEGVPDRAVTRDLPNGIDVPVPGFEGKKIYVWIEAVAGYLTASMEWAKQHNIALEELWNEETVSYYVHGKDNIPFHTVIWPAILMGMGAKALPTHIVSNEYLTLEKRKLSTSQNWAVWVPYILRRYDADSIRYFLTINAPENRDTDFSWREFIYSHNGELLGAYGNFVNRTLKFLEKSFASQVPQVDVDGTIRKQTIQLFSDVGVAIEGGHFKQGLEEIFAYIRAANRYFDEQQPWLQVKENIAACHQTLATCVYIIANLGQVLQPFLPFSTEKIRDMLGITELMWYEQVELPKSIGEVTPLFERLDVALIEEEYEKLVNDSHS; via the coding sequence ATGACAATTGTAATAGGAGGAGCGTGGCCTTATGCCAATGGCTCATTGCATTTAGGGCATATTGCCGCATTATTACCAGGTGATATTTTGGCTAGATATTACCGACAAAAAGGTGACAACGTATTGTATGTTTCAGGTAGTGATTGTAATGGAACCCCAATATCGATTCGAGCTGCACAGGAAAACACGACAACAAGTGCGATTGCAGATCGGTATCATCAGGAATTCACGCAATGTTTTCATGATTTAGGATTTACTTATGATTTATATACGAGAACGGATGCTCAGCATCACCATGAAGCTGTTCAGGCAATATTTCTACAATTGATGGCAAATAACTATTTATACAAAAAGAAAATTGAGCAGGCTTATTGTGAAACAGACAAACAGTTTTTACCTGACCGCTTTGTGGAAGGTACTTGTCCGAATTGCGGGGCAAAGGCACGTGGAGATCAGTGCGATAATTGTTCGAAAATTTTAGATCCACTAGAATTAATCGATAAGCGTTGTAAAATTTGTGGCAATGAGCCTGTTATTCGAGAAACAGAGCATTTTTATTTCACGTTTAGTCAATTCCAAGGAAGGCTAGAAACTTATGTAGCTGAGGCAAAGGCGGATAAGCGCTGGCGAGACAATGCAATAGGTTTAACCGAACGCTACTTAGCGGAAGGCGTTCCAGACCGTGCAGTTACGCGAGATTTGCCAAACGGCATTGATGTGCCTGTACCTGGCTTTGAAGGGAAGAAAATTTATGTGTGGATTGAAGCCGTAGCAGGGTATTTAACAGCAAGCATGGAATGGGCAAAACAACATAATATAGCGCTTGAGGAATTATGGAATGAAGAAACAGTCTCCTATTATGTGCATGGCAAAGATAATATTCCGTTCCATACAGTTATTTGGCCAGCGATATTGATGGGGATGGGTGCGAAAGCATTGCCAACACATATTGTCTCCAATGAATATTTAACATTGGAAAAAAGAAAATTATCAACAAGTCAAAATTGGGCTGTTTGGGTGCCATATATTTTAAGGCGCTATGACGCAGATTCTATTCGTTATTTTTTAACTATAAATGCGCCTGAAAATCGTGATACAGATTTTTCTTGGCGAGAATTTATATATAGTCATAATGGAGAATTGCTAGGAGCTTACGGCAATTTTGTTAATCGGACGTTGAAGTTTTTAGAAAAGTCATTTGCTAGTCAAGTACCACAGGTTGATGTAGATGGAACTATAAGAAAACAGACGATACAGTTGTTTAGTGATGTCGGTGTAGCGATTGAAGGGGGACATTTTAAACAAGGATTAGAGGAAATCTTTGCTTATATTCGTGCAGCCAATCGCTATTTTGATGAGCAGCAACCATGGTTACAGGTGAAGGAGAATATAGCAGCCTGTCATCAAACGCTTGCAACGTGTGTCTACATCATTGCAAATTTAGGACAAGTGCTACAACCATTTTTACCGTTCTCTACAGAGAAAATTCGAGACATGTTAGGCATCACAGAATTAATGTGGTATGAGCAAGTGGAGCTACCGAAAAGCATTGGCGAGGTGACACCGCTATTTGAACGACTTGATGTAGCGCTAATTGAAGAAGAATATGAGAAGCTAGTTAATGACAGTCATTCATAA